One Natator depressus isolate rNatDep1 chromosome 13, rNatDep2.hap1, whole genome shotgun sequence genomic region harbors:
- the LOC141997503 gene encoding olfactory receptor 10A7-like — protein MSYTSETAQRNHSTVTQLIYLGFSQNPVTRAILCVGFSIIYTISLMGNSIINLITMLDLALHTPMYFFLWNLSFLESCYISVTIPKMLVNFVSEERTISFTGCTIQMHFVLSLGTAECYLLAAMAYRAICSPLHYPTIMNPRARAKMAAVCWLCGILMPMSKVICIFSLPYCGPNKINHFFCDIPPVLKLACGDTSRSEVFIVPISLMISVIPFLMVLVSYACILYTILKTTLSEGRHKAFSTCSSHLTAVILFYGSTCAMYLQPKSSHVADMDRVVALFHTVVIPTLNPMIYSLRNQEVKAALKRLRGRKRFS, from the coding sequence ATGAGCTATACCAGTGAAACTGCACAGAGGAATCACAGCACAGTGACCCAACTCATTTATCTTGGCTTCTCCCAGAATCCAGTGACACGAGCAATACTTTGCGTAGGTTTCTCCATTATCTACACCATCTCCCTGATGGGCAACAGCATCATCAACCTCATCACAATGCTGGACTTGGCCCTCCACACCCCTATGTATTTCTTCCTCTGGAACCTGTCCTTTTTGGAGAGCTGCTACATCTCTGTCACCATCCCCAAGATGCTGGTCAACTTTGTCTCTGAGGAGAGGACCATCTCCTTCACTGGGTGTACCATCCAGATGCATTTCGTCCTTTCTCTTGGGACAGCAGAGTGCTACCTGCTGGCCGCCATGGCATACAGGGCCATCTGCTCCCCTCTGCATTACCCCACCATTATGAATCCCAGAGCCCGTGCCAAGATGGCTGCTGTCTGCTGGCTCTGTGGAATCCTGATGCCCATGAGCAAAGTGATTTGTATCTTCTCCTTGCCCTACTGTGGGCCCAACAAGATCAACCACTTCTTCTGCGACATCCCCCCTGTGCTGAAGCTGGCCTGTGGGGACACCTCCAGGAGCGAGGTCTTCATTGTACCGATCAGCCTAATGATCTCTGTCATCCCCTTCCTAATGGTGCTGGTGTCCTATGCCTGCATCCTCTACACCATCCTGAAGACAACTTTATCCGAGGGAAGGCACAAAGCTttctccacctgctcctcccacctcaccGCAGTCATCTTGTTCTATGGTTCAACCTGTGCTATGTACCTGCAGCCTAAGTCCAGCCACGTAGCGGACATGGACAGAGTGGTGGCCCTATTTCATACCGTCGTCATCCCCACGTTAAACCCTATGATCTACAGCCTAAGGAaccaggaggtgaaggctgctCTGAAGAGACTGAGGGGGAGGAAAAGATTTTCATGA
- the LOC141997734 gene encoding protein mono-ADP-ribosyltransferase PARP15-like — translation MGVAPGTGALIHLRREICLLDRCLALHWEPMGESLVRLVELAERSEEYREMAEGFKRMALGYCILHIQRVQNRVLWVSYCWQCRWMEEKNPPGELNEHLLYHGTQPENRHSIQEIGLRITCRKGIRSDFNKSNHNSSPSPQTSSLSPQRTVITIFDSIQET, via the exons ATGGGCGTTGCGCCAGGCACTGGGGCCCTCATCCACCTCCGCCGGGAGATCTGCCTGTTGG ACAGATGCCTTGCCCTGCACTGGGAGCCCATGGGCGAGAGCCTGGTGAGGCTGGTGGAGCTAGCGGAGCGCTCGGAGGAGTACCGGGAGATGGCTGAGGGGTTTAAGCGGATGGCCCTGGGCTACTGCATCCTCCAC ATCCAGAGGGTGCAGAACCGGGTCCTGTGGGTCTCCTATTGCTGGCAGTGCCGTTGGATGGAGGAGAAGAACCCGCCGGGCGAGCTCAACGAGCATCTCCTCTACCACGGCACGCAGCCCGAGAACAGGCACTCCATCCAGGAGATCGGCCTCAGGATCACCTGTCGCAAAG GAATAAGATCCGACTTTAACAAGAGCAACCACAACTCCAGCCCATCTCCACAAACATCTTCTCTTTCCCCGCAAAGGACGGTTATCACCATCTTTGATAGCATCCAAGAGACATAG